The nucleotide sequence tattgtatagattggaaagtaaagattgcaaaatagtaaacgaggtGTGATGCAAAATAAAACAGATGTAATATGATAaggaagagacctgggggccataggtttcactagtggcttctctcaagatagcatgtattatggtgggtgaacaaattactaccgagcaattgatagaaaagcgcataattatgaagacatctaaggcaatgatcatgaacataggcatcacgtccatgtcaagtagaccgaaacgattatgcatctactactattaatccacacatcgaccgctatccagcatgcatctagagtattaagttcataagaacggagtaactcattaagcaagatgacatgatgtagacggataaactcaagcaatatgatataaacctcatatttttatcctcgatggcaacaatgcaatacatgccttgcttcccctactgtcactgggaaaggagaccgcaagattgaacccaaagctaagcacttctcccattgcaagaaagatcaatatagtaggccaaactaaaccgataattcgagaaacttgtaaagatatcaaatcatgcatataagaattcagagaagaaccaaataatattcatagataatcaagttcataaatccacaattcatcggatcttagcaaacacaccgcaaaagaatattgcatcgaatagatctctaagaacatagaggagaacatggtattgagaatcaaagagagagaagaagccatctagctaataactatggacccgaaggtctgtggtaaactactcacgcttcatcggagaggcaatggtgttgatgtagaagccctccgtgatcgattccccctccggcagatcgccggaaaaggccccaagatgggatctcacgggtatagaaggttgcggcggtggaaaagtgttgtcatggctccccctgatgtttctagggtataagagtatatataggacaAAGAGGTACGTTGGTGGATctacgaggtgtccacgagggtgggggcgcgcctaccctccgggcacgccctcctgcctcatggcctcctcgtagagtcccagatttcaactccaagtcttttggattgcttttggtccaagaaagatcctcgcgaaggtttcattttgtttggactccgtttgatattccttttctgtaaaacactaaaataggcaaataaaaacagaaactggaagtgggcctccagttaataagttagtcccaaaaataatataaaagagcatattaaagcccattaaacatccaaaacagataatataatagcatggaacaatcaaaaattatagatacattggagacgtatcaaggtcgcTGCGTGTTGTGGTGGATGAGGGTGGGGATTTGGATGAGTTGTGTCTCCCAGCCACCGGGCGGTGGGGATCTTTTATCCACCTTCCGCCCGCATTCATGGCGGTCGTTCGCCTCAGTTCCCCCCCCCCCACCGTCTCGCCTCCCCCAATTGAGCGAATCCCCAATGTACATGACATGGCACGGAAACCATACCCTCGCTCTCCATGAGATCACTTCACCGTCGCGCAGACTCCGGCTATCAACCACTCGGGATTCATCGTCGAGTAGCAGGATTCGTCGGATCATACCTTGAACGAGCAACGTGCCGCTGCAGTAGCAGGGGAGCCCCGCCGCGACAAGGCAAGGGATGTAGAGAACTGGCcacctcttgtctctctctccatCTTCTCTCCCCCCAACCTGCTCGTCACGGCGAGCCCCTCCCTGCGGTCACCTGAGGCTGGGGCGAGTCGTCCCATTATCCCTTTTGGTTGTGTGTCGCGCTCGCCATCCTCCAAACTTGTCGCGCTCTCCAACCCTATTAGTAGAAGTTGGAAAGACCACGATATAATGATGGTGAAGTTAGTCCTATCCCACTATAAAAAGATGTGGTGATATGGCTCGAGCTACGTCCGTAGATGAATCGGTCTGACAGAAAAGGAGACGGCAGTAAGCCATTGACGGGATTCTATTACTACCTCgcggagggagagctcggccttcCAGGCAGCTTCCCCCTCGTCGACCTCACGCTCGCGCTCCTAATGTAGCTCGGCATCTCCCGCTCCTTCATGTGGCGGGCCTGGATGTCCGCGTCCACAGCGCCTCCTACAGCTCCTTCATGAACATGTCCACGAATGCCTTGATCCGCACCCGTGTGCTCTCGAGATCTAAATCAAGAAGATCGAGGGGGATGAGGCTGGACGAGGTGGTGCTCGCGGCCGAAAATGAAGAGGGCACGAGCACCGGTGAGGGCGGCGACGGCCACCGTGAGCGAGGATGGAGTGAAGAGTCGGAGAGGCGCCGCGGGGGAGAGAGGGGTTGCGTGAGTGGGAAGCTCACCGGCGGAGGAGGCGAGGATCTGCTGGTCCCGACTCTGGTGGCGAGCGCTCGGGGAAGATGCGGCcaagagaagaggagaggagaggttgCGTGTGGGCGTGGAAGAGACGGGAGATGGAGTATTGGGCTGGGCTGCGCGCGTACAGAGaggccttttccttttctttttttgcttcCCTCATTTTCTCATGCTATCCCTACGTTTTATTAAAAACAAAGGACATCGCACAGTAAAGCCTAGCCAATGCTTGGGAAACATGGCTGGCGCCTTCTTACTAGGCCGGACTCTTTATGTGCTACGGTGTTAAAGGGGAAATACTTCCCTCATACGGATTTCCTCAACGCTACAGCCCCGCCTAGATCGTCGGCGACATGGAAAGCTATCATTGCGGGGCGGGACACCCTGAATGTTGGCCTCATTCGCCGTGTGGGTGATGGCACTTCCATCGCTACTTGGACGGACAGTTGGGTACCCAATACTCTACTCTAAAGCCCAGAGGGCGCTTTGGGATCGGCGCCACTCCTTACggtttcagaactcattgatgagTATACTGGAAACTGGGATGAACAGCTGGTCCGTCAAAATTTTCTGCAGCCGGATGTGGAGGCCATCCTGAATATCCCGCTAAATCCGGCTGGCGACGAAGATACTTTGGCTTGGTCCTTGGAGAAATCAGGTATCTACTCTGTAAAATCAGCGTATCGTACTCTTGTGACTCGCAACGAGCTTAGCTCTTTAGAGGAAGGGACGATCACCAAAGCATCATCTTCAAACAAACAGATGTGGACAACCCTGTGGAAACTCAATGTCATCCCCAAGGTTCGAGTCTTCTCGTGGCGAGTACTCCATGGGATACTCCCAGATTCTGTCAATTtgcaacatcaccatatcaaaACTCTTGGTTTGTGCGACATTTGCAAGGCGATGAACGAGGATATGCACCATGCATTGATACATTGCACACATGCAAAGAAGTTTTGGTTGGCAGCTCGAGAGAGATTTGACCTCCGCCTACCTCGTCTGCATCCACATACATGGGCTCGTGATATCTTACTCGACCAGATGTTCACAGAGGCGGACAGAAGCAAGATCATCATGATCATGCATAGTCTATGGTCATCTCGCAATTGTTGGACGCATGACTGTGACGGCTATGATCCTGTACAAGCGTTGAAGTGGGTTCACGAGACACTGGCGATTATGGAGATTCCCTCCAAACGGAAGATTCAGTCGGTGGGCCAGTGGCGACCACCAGAAGCGGGCTGGATCACGATCAATACCGACGGTGTGGTTAGTACTGAGGACATGAAGGGAGGAGCGGGTGGTGTGGCTCGATCACACATCGCTTTCTTGGGAGCATGGAGTAAACCACTTCACGGCGTGACTGATGCTTTTATCGCGGAACTTCTAGCTCTACGGGAAGGGATGATTTTTGCTCAGCTTCGTGGTttctcacatgtgataatggaGGTTGACTGTCAGGATCTGGTTAACCTCTAGAAGTCGCGCGGCAACTCTAGATCTGTTGCAGCGCCTATCTTGACTGAGTTAGGGGAGATTAGTGCTAGTTTTGCTTCTTTCTCTGTTACCCATGTCAGTAGGGAGATTAATATTCCGGCCCACCAATGTGCAAGACCCATGTTAGTAGGGAGATTAATATTCCGGCCCACCAATGTGCAAGATTCAGAGTGGACGGAGAGTTGGCTCGATGTGAGTCCTGACTTTCTGCATCCCTGCCTACGGACGGATTGTAACACCATGATTATCAATTAATAAAGCTCCCATATTTCGACGCAAAAAAAAACGTGGACAACGCGAGCGTTCGCCCCTCACCGACTCTTATTGTTGTGTTTGATAAGCACATAGGACTAGTACCGAGCCTGCCCCAAGCAGGTTGTGGTTTCGGACGTCAAAACAGAGGCCCTTGAACCTGGAATGTTGTTTCGGGCGATCCGATGACTGGAGCGAGGTTGACAGCTCACTCCCACCTCTATCATCGTACGGATCTTGGTGACTCGAGCAACGTTGACAGTTCATTCCCACCTTATCATTGAACCAATCTTGTCAACGCAAACCTACTTCACGAGAATATGATAGTACTACGTCCAGAGTACGTGTGTATGCAAAGCTGTTCCGTACCAAGTTCTGTGTGGCAGAGTCAAGTCCGGTGTACGTGCGTACCACTACTACGGAGTAGTTTTGCCCCCGCGCCGCAGTACAGAAAACAGCAGCCCAGCGCTGCGCCAGCTCCCACATGGACGAAAAGCTTTTCCTCGATGCAAGCTGCGGCAAACCACGGCGCCCTGGCGGGCGGGCACGGCCATATAAAGCTCACGTCCTTGTCCTCGATTCCACTCACCAGCGCGCCAAGAAAACCAAGGTGCAACCGCTGCTGATACTCATCGCATGATGCACTTCGCTCTCAGAGGCAccgcggccgtggggaggaggaagACCGCGCACGCCCGGTCGGCGAGTCATCCGTGCCACTGCCAGTGCCACCCCGTCCACACGCGCCTCGATGCCGGCGTCCGCGCGCTCAGGGCATGGTCGGCCTCCGCCGAGGACGGGCCTTCGGGGCTCGCGCACCTGGAGGCCGTCCTGGCCGTGCTCGGCGAGTTCCTTGCCCTGCCGCAGGCCGCGGCTGCCCTCCGTGACGACGCAGCCGCCTGCGACCGGTTCCTCACGCTCGCCGACGCGTACGGCTCGTTCGAGCAGGCGCTGCTCGCGCTCAAGCAGAGCGTCGCGCAGCTGCGGGCGGGCGTCCGGCTCGGGGACGGCACGATGGTCGCCGCGTCGCTCCGGGCACGCAGGCGCGCAGAGAAGGAGCTGTGCGGCCTCGCCGCGGCGATGCGGCACGCCTCAAGGCACGCCATGCTGGCGCCGGCGGATGCCGCGGACGGCGAGGTCACCGGCGTggtggcggaggcggccgcggccacGGCGTCGGCGTCGGAGGCCATCTTCCTGTGGTGTGCGGCAATGTCCCCGGACGTATCGGCAGTGGTCCAGACGGTGCCCGTGAACGCATGGCTGGCGAGGCTGCGGGTCGTGCATGTGGCCAAGAAGGCAGTGTCACTGCCAGAGACGGCGGCGGCGTTGGAGAGGCTTGAGGAACGCATTGGCGAGCTCGAGAGCGGGAGCGAGAAGGTGTTTAGTAGCCTGCTTCAGGCTAGAGTTTCACTGCTGAACATCCATAATACCTTGTAGCCAAAGATTCAAGAGGACATAGTGAATCTGTACGTAGCGTTGCACAGTGTTACACGTTGTTTCAGTTGGCATTCTCATGAACTTATGCTTGCTGCACAATTATTTCCCTTCAACTTCATTTACTCGATGAGATCTGCTCTAAAAAGCACAAGCAAAGTTCCACGATGGCTCAGAAAGAACGTACGATAAAGAGACCATTTTTATTGCGTCTCAAATTTTCTTTAACCTAACTCACTCTTCGGTTTTCCATTGTTAACATATAacagcatctccaacagccgcgccaaaAGACGCGCGCGGGGTAAAATGGTTTTTTTATCGAAAATggctttcgtcccgctttatagataaagcaactgCCCAAACCAAACATCCAACAAGGTTCACCAACACACACACAGAGGTCTAGCACAACAAGTAGTCAAAaagggttaatgctgagggcacaactcaacaagcccttAAAAAGATAAGAAACACGCACACGCGGGGTGCGGCAAAGCATCTAGTCGGGCTCCGGGGGTGGCGGGGGGAGCGGGGGCGCCAATCAGAAGGCCATCGAACGAAGGTCGGCGATGAGGTTGTTGATGACGTCCCGATCCTGGAGGCGGCAAAGCGGCCGCCGGAGCTGCAAATATCCACACATTTTAAAGATGGCGTCAGTAGCACATCGGAGAGGGACCTTTTGAATGACAAGCTTATTGCGAACGGTCCAGAGCGTCCAGGCAAGGACCCCAACGGAGAGCCATCTGATATGGCGGTAGCGAGGGGGGGAGGCATGGATTTCCGCAAGCAAGTCATGGAAGTTGGTGTTACACCACTGGCCCCCAACCGTCTCGCGGAAGCAGGACCAAAGGAACTGAGCCGTAGAGcacgagaagaagatgtggttagcatcctcCACCGTGTCGCACAAGGGGCACATCCCGTTCCCAGGTCCATTACGCTTAAGGACCTCCACGCCGGACGAGAGGCGGCCGCGAATCCATTGCCACAGGAAGATCCTGATCTTCAGGGGCAAGCGGATATCCCAAATCAAACTGAAGGGCTCGGGGGCCGTCGAGGGGGCGATGGCCGCAtagagggatttggtggagaagCAGCCGGAGGGCTCAAGCCGCCAAGAGGTGACATCCGGAGTGCCAACGCCGTCCATAGAGAGGAGGGCGATGTCCTGCATTAGGGCGTCCTAAGCAGCAACTTCAGGGGGGCCAAAGGGGGGGCGGaaagcgaggcgccctaagtcaataagggtcgTCTCAATAGAGTCACGAGGGTCAATTGCAATTGCGAAGAGCTCCGGAAATCGCGCGGCCAAGGGGGAGTCGCCAATCCACCGATCAAACCAGAACAGGGTCGAGGACCCGGTACCAACCGCGATGGATGTGCCAATACGAAGCACAGGAAGCAGCTGGATGACGGCCTGCCAAAACTGGAGCCGCCCGAGCGCTGACAAAATGCAAGGGGTTGTCCTCGAAGATACTTATTCTGGATGATGGTGAGCCAGAGACCTCCATCGCCATGAGCAATGCGCCAGAGCCAGCGAGtcaagagggctatgttcatgcgGCGGGAGGACAGGATCCCAAGACCTccctggtccttgggtttgcaGATATCGGGCCAGCTAaccatatggtacttctgcttatcCCCCTCCCCAGCCCAGAAGAATCTGGATTGGTACTTGGCGATCTCCTAATGGAGGGTCTCATGgaggctatagaagctcatgaggaaccacAGAAGGCTAGCAAGCGAAGAGTTGATAAGGGTCACGCGAGCAGCCTTCGACAACCAACGCCCTTTCCAGGGTTCAACGCGATGTTGCATACGTGTCACCGTGGGGCGGAGGTCCGCCACGGTGAGGCGCGAGTCACTAATAGGGATCCCCAGGTATGTCGTGGGGAAAGAATCCAACCGACAATTAAGTCGATCCGCTATGGCCTGTGCTTCCTCCGGGGGGAACCCGAGAaccatcacttcgctcttatcAAAAGTTGATGGTTAGGCCCGACATCTATTGGAAGCAcaggaggaggaacttcaggttaGCAATGTCTTGGACGGAGCCCTCCACCATAATTATGGTATTGTCCGCGTATTGGaggagggagacccctccccctccgacTAGGTGGGGGACGATGCCGCAAATATGGACAGCATCTTTGGCCTTATCAAGGATGGATGCAAGGACATCAACCACCATGTTGAACAAGAATGGCGAGAAAGGGTCACCCTGGCGAACCCCACAGAGGGTGGGGAAGTAGGGCCCGATGTCTCCGTTGATGTTCACAGCGGTCCGGCCACAAGAGACAAGTTGCATGACCCTAGTCACCCACCGGTCGTCGAAGCCCTTGTGAAGCAACACTTCCCGCAAGAAGGGCCAGTGGACCGTGTCGTAGGCCTTGTGGAAGTCTAGCTTCAATAAAATCGCCCGATGGTGTTTCATCCGAACCTCATGGAGGACTTCGTGGAAAACCAGAACCCCATCCAGAATAAATCGGCCTTGTATGAAGGCAGATTGGTTCGGGTGGGTAATCGTGTCCgcaagcagggtcaccctattggcgtaccctttggccaggaTCCGAAATATCACATTAATCACTGTGATTGGCCGAAATTGGCGGATGTTGGAGGCGCCCgggaccttggggatgagggtcATGATGCCAGTTAAGATGCCCAAGATCCATAGTGCCCGAGTAGAATTCCTCAAACAGGGCCATGACCTCCGGCTTGATGGTCGGCCAGAATGTCTTAAAGAACGTTACGGGCAGGCCATCCGGTCCCGGGGCCGAGGAGGGGTTCATGCCTTTAATAGCTGCGAGAACCTCGTCCTCGGTGAAGGGGGCCACTAAAGCAGCATTGGCCGCATCAGAGACCAATTGAGCACCCGACCAAATGTCGGGGGCGAGACTAGCCCCACCCGAAGGGGTGGGAGTAAATAGGGCTTTATAGAATCCATCCACATGGGCACGGATGGCCGAGGGGCGAACGAGAGGCGTATCTCCATCCCAAAGGCAGTGGATGGAGTTTCGGCGCCGGCGGCCGTTCGCCACCACCTGGAAATAGGCGGTGTTGGCATCACCCTGAAGTACCCACCGTTGGGTACCACGCAAACGCCAGTAGTCCTCTTCATCAGTGTAGATGGTTGGGAGCTGGTCTTCAAGGTCATATCGCAACATCCACTCATCCGGGGAGATTCCGGACGTGCCAGCACGGGCGTCCAAAGCTTGGATAGCCAGCAGGAGGGCCTTTTTTCGCTCTCGGAGATCCCGGCCAAGGTTGGCACCCTAACCCTTCATGAATTGGCGGGCGAGCTTGGCACAGAAGTGCCACGAGTCAACTACAGACATGGCGCGATGAGGGGAAGAGCGGGCAGAGATCCAGCGAGCGACGACCGCCTCCCGGAAgccggtgatgaggacatcaataccattgttacacccacagcccctgctgctatacatactagaccaattactagagctcgcgcacgccaactaaattaccaggtactttcgtttcttggtaatgattctaatgttcatgagaatatgatgctgcctaaattggatacatttgttttgcttacaaatgaagggcctagcttggagaaggatgaacattggagcaagacaaagcatggagatgatggcatgcgcaaggggaacaagaacggagttacgagtgatgattgcaggtctttgaagccaccataacgagtgcataaagccttggacgaaatatacaagatgccacttcataaatttcgtccagaggctattataggtgctgcgtcacctttttattgggccaggcccatgtaatttcgaaatacattagtataggatatttttagagtctgtatgtgtggggaaacaagagatagggttgattttggacccctccaccaagggccacgaaattccccctctcttcctccatatatacagcccttagggcaccgtttagactttgggttttgtttagattaaagttcgccatagcagcAACTtagcatacttcgtttgtgttcaacgaccagacaaaggcgtcacagaacgccactttgatcaataaagctttcatcttatattcgcaatatccagattgcaatctcagtttcttgcttgttcttcatttgctcacaggaaacagaccctcgtggttaggttgatcgtgctccggcatggtcaataacctctcggagttggtttagcgattgctaaggcgcgacgtcctcccacgttcgtagtcggatcg is from Triticum aestivum cultivar Chinese Spring chromosome 1B, IWGSC CS RefSeq v2.1, whole genome shotgun sequence and encodes:
- the LOC123091457 gene encoding uncharacterized protein, producing MMHFALRGTAAVGRRKTAHARSASHPCHCQCHPVHTRLDAGVRALRAWSASAEDGPSGLAHLEAVLAVLGEFLALPQAAAALRDDAAACDRFLTLADAYGSFEQALLALKQSVAQLRAGVRLGDGTMVAASLRARRRAEKELCGLAAAMRHASRHAMLAPADAADGEVTGVVAEAAAATASASEAIFLWCAAMSPDVSAVVQTVPVNAWLARLRVVHVAKKAVSLPETAAALERLEERIGELESGSEKVFSSLLQARVSLLNIHNTL